DNA from Bos javanicus breed banteng chromosome 1, ARS-OSU_banteng_1.0, whole genome shotgun sequence:
CTGAACACTTCCTGAAATTTGCGTCTGTTTTCCAGCCCCCTCTGCCCCCTGACTCGCCAAGGTACTGTATGATCTCAGACCTCTTTATTGACAACTATCAGGTTAAATGTATTAATGGGAAGATGTGTTATGTGCAGAAGCAGCCGGCGCCACATTCCCACAAAATGAACCCTGAGGAGGTCTCTGCACACGATGCCTTTATTTCAAAAGAGAGCAATACACCAAAAATAGATCACTGCTCTTCTCCCTCAAGTTCCGAGGACTCTGGGATCAACGCGATCGGGGCTCACTATGTGGAATCGTGTGACGAGGACACAGAAGAAGGAGCAGAACTGAGTTCAGAGGAAGATTACAGTCCAGAGAGCAGCTGGGAGCCAGATGAGTGCACCCTTCTTTCCCCCTCGCAGTCTGACCTGGAAGTGATTGAAACAATAGAAACCACCGTGTGAGGCCCGGCGGGAAGCCACTGCTCTGCTCCATGCTGAGCTTTTGTACTTCTGTCCGATGGACCCTTTTTCCAGTGCAGTCAGTGTTTTCTACCCCTCTGTAACAACCGTAGCAGTTCAGTGGTCTGCTGATTAGCTTCACTTTTAAATTTGTCTTATAACTAAGACATTCTTTTGTTATAAATGGTTTTCTTTTGTATCTTCACTTCCTTTCTATGTAGCATCTGGTGTCATGAATTTTGACCCAGCCTTAATTTCACTGGGAACTTTTGAAAGCGATGAAGCGATGATCACAGAGCGTCATGGATCAGGTTGAGGAGATACCCAGAGTGAAGGAGACACTGTTCTATAAATAGCCAGTTCTTCGCAGAACAGCTCTCTGGCAGTCCTTTTGGCGTGCTGATGAGCACCGCTGCCCTGCTAGTCCTGGTGGAAAATTGGTTCACGTGACCAGTCCAGGGTGTGCTCTGGTGCATGCCATTCTGGCCTTTCCTCATCTCTCTGCTATCTGCACTGGCTCTGGGCCAGTGTTGCCACAGCTTCCTGGAGGCCAGCTCAGCCCCCAGTTAAAGCAGTGTCTGCACAACCAGCCCTTCATGACCTGGGGCTGGGCTAGACCTCGCTCCAGAAGAGATGACATCATCTGTCTCATGCTCAGTCCAGCTTAGGTTGAATGCCTATCCCCCCTCCAGGGTGCTATGTGGATACGGAATGAATAAGGCCTGACTCCCAGCAGGAAGGGACCATAGTCTACTAGGGGAGGTAATCCATGCAGGTGAGGGGACCTAGAGTGCCCTGGGAAGCCGGGGGAGGCAGAGATGCACTTGGCTTGGGCTGGCTGGAGAAGGAGTAGCATTTGAGCTGGCCTCAGGGGTGGCTTCCCCAACATTTCCctgctttttcagttcagttcagttcagtcgcttagtcgtgtccgactctttgcgaccccatgaatcgcagcacgccaggcctccctgtccatcaccaactccctgctttttaaaattgttcaaATCTGCGGGAGACTTTTAGGAAGTCATATAGGTATTATATTTAGGAGGCAGCCACATCTCAtgtcttaagggaaaaaaatcaataatagtTTTAGTTAGCATGGAAATGCTGAAGACAGCAGTCCTTTAGGGATTAGGAATGAATCTAATAGGTTTGATTAACTCTGCTTCATTTGGTTGTATGAAGCATTAGAATGGCTTAGGTGAGAAATGGATTAGAATTCAGTAAGATGCATGGATTTTTTTATGCCAATGCAAAAACAGTTGAAATAGTTCACTGCTAagtcaggagaaaatattttgtgtaatATTCATTCCCTTTACTACAGTAATATTCATGGGCTATTGTAAATGTTCTCTTTTCCTACACACACAAAATAGTGACTGATTCTTTCTTATTTAGCTCTCTTCAGAATTTTGCTCCTAATCTCCATTTATAACAGGTGTTCTTGTGTAACTTCTCCAAATGTACTGTCTGTGAGGCACAGTTAAGAATCCAGGAAATTTGAAATAGGCCGCATGAAACTAAACTATCCAAGCTGGGGACAGACAGTCACTTCCTGTACCCTGACTCTCCATGAGCGTGCTCTCGTGGCGTCATCTTGTGCCCTGTCAGCATCACGACGCGACTCTTCTGTGTCTCGTTAGTTCGTATTTTAAGAAACAAGAAGGGGCCTGTGTGTCCTTTCCTGAAGCCTCCACTTGGCATCCTGCACAGATCTCTCCAGGCGGAACCTGCTTTCCTAGTTGTATGTGCAGTCCACGTGACTGGCTAGAACATTTCGTTAGGTTCAGGTGCCCTAAACATCCTGAAGGGTTTAGAAAGCAGAGTGTGCGTATTCCTTTGGAAGCAGTGTTACCTAACACTTTGTGTGCTAACAGGTGAGAATGCAGCCAGCATCAAGTTCCCACTTACTGAAACATAAAGAGTCAACACATCAACCCGAGAAGATGGTGTCCAGAGCTCCAGGGCCAGCGGGGCCCAGGAGAGGGCGACAGAGGCGGGTGTGGGGAGAAAGGCTTAGGGACAAAGGGCTGATGAGCCCTGCTCTGGGCTCTCAGCACCACCGGGACTGACTGGCCACCTGCAATCAGGGTCCTGTCTGCAACTAGCCGTGGGTGAGCTCATTTCATCCCTGGACAGGAATATAAGGCTCTGTTTGCACTGTTCCTATTAGTTCTCtcctccatctgtttatgtggTGATAGTTGGGATCAACCACCAGGTCTCTAAAGCCATGGAAATCCATGGGCTCGGGGCCACGCTTCAGGCTGGCTGTGCCAGGGTTGGGCTGTTCATATTTATATCTATGACTTTTGCCTAGgttcctgttttttaaaactcCTGAACTGCCATTCAGATTAGCCAGGATTTTAATGGAATTTTTAGATTTAACACTAGTTGATAATCACTTTAAATACTTGCACAAACTCTTTATAATTCAAATCTCACTAAGATTCACTTACTACTATCAATTTTATAGAATTGGAGACATCCCATTGGATTCTAAATATAAAATGCTCCTGGATCTCAAAATAGCCTTTTCTAAATAAGCACAAGCAAGAATTTTTTTTGTCCTATCactgttaatattaataattgtcTGAAATCATATATGATTGAACCAGAATTCTTTATGCTTGGATTCCAAAACAACTGATAAGGGTATAAAAATATGTAGTTTCAACTTCAATTCTAGGCCTATTCTGTTCTATATTATATGAAAGAATTTCTCTGTAATCCTGATACTACATTACTCATTTGTATAAGCATATTTATAGGCACTTTAGAAAATGTTTAGACTGCAGTGTGTATTATAGACATTGAACACAGTTATGTTAAATAGGCTTTTGATTAATACTTGTACATTGAGAGATATGAAAGCTTTATCATTTGGACCTTTGCTCACCTGGGGCAAAGAGGTGGGCTGTGTGAATGGAAAAACTGCTTTCTCAGGCTTTTGTCAAAAACTGACACCATTCCCACTTTTTGAAAGTTGGTGTAAAAGCTGTTAGGTAGAAGATACGAAATAAGTACTGTGTGGAGTTTAGCTTTCTGATCTAACCAAGATTTCTTTTAGCATTTTCGAGTTTCACATGTGTTCATGACTTTTCTGAGAAATAACAAAGCAATTAAAATGCTTTTAGTGGTTATAACTATTTGGTACATTAACAATGGAAGCTTTACAATAAAAAATCTAGGTATATTCAAGATTTGAAATGCAAATCTGAGAAAAACCTCTGTAGAAAAACTGCTGCATTCCTGGAAGGGGACGACCTGTAGTTCAAGGtaatacagtaaaaataaaatcagcagaACCAGAACAAAACCATGAAGTTGTTTTCCTGAAGTACCTTTTTGGATTTGAtctaggatttgattttatcttaagagtggtggttttatttcttaatCTCTGTTTCCTGGCCTGTTTGAGCCATCATAGTTCCTTTGATCATAACCTCCTTTTATGCAAATATCTCTACTTAGGCAGTAGGATGCAACCAGGTAATTTAGAAAGCTGTCAAAATACCCAGATACTTTTGGTGGTATAAATACTTTTaggcaagggggaaaaaaaagcacaattagaaaaaaatatttatactgtCAACACTTATTATTCCatcttatttgcaaaattttGTTGACAGGTTTTGGATTTTtacatgaggaaaccaaagctttCTTGGTTTCTTCCCCTACCCCCCACTCCAGAGGAGGTGTCAGCGCAGTGAGAAGGCCAGTTGTTTCCGGCTTTCGTCTCTTCCCcttgaggaggggagagagagcagtGGGCGTTCTGTGCTCTCGGTCAGTGCCGTCAGTCCCAGGGATGTCCGTGTTTCTCACATTCAAACATGAGTACAAGGGCACCAGAACTAACTTTGGAATAATTAACCTTGAGAAAATTTGTGTCACTGCTCCCTTTCATTATCACGGGTAATTGAGAATTGGCTGTGCTGGGAAAGGGCCCCGTCTCTGGCGTGCTTTGAGTTCTTTCTGTTCAGATTGAAGTGCCCTCTTCATAGGCTGGACAAGTCTAAAAGCAAATCATCACTAGCGGTTTTAATGCTGAGCTTCCATATCACGGTGTTCATATGTACTTCTAAGGCTGTTCGTACCTTGTAATGTTCACTtactgtgtgatttttaaaacctGTCTATTTTCAAGTTTTAAGCACAATGTTGATTGTTCTCTAATTTACCTTGTTTTCCTACAAACAGCTCAACTTTCCTCTCTGTATAATACTTTAGGAGAATACTACCTTGTAAAATAAAcgtgattttttccttttttaccagCACAAATATGCTATTTTGAATTTTGGAAtatccttcctccccaccccacccccacctttggAGAAGTTCTGTCTGATTAAATAGTAACACAATGTGAGCTAAATGAAAAACAACCTCATTTGGAAAGTGTGAAAGCATTTATATCAGTGCTTACTTTGTACTAGGAAATAAGTCATTTACATCATTATTCCATTTAAATTTTACAGAAACTTATTGCAGATAATTATTATTATGTACATTATACAGTCAATGCTCAGCACTAGTGATAACTCCCAGAACCCTTTAAATAACTGTTTTGTTGGCTGCATTaggtttataataaaaattacgTTCCCTCCCAAATAGGATTTATTTCACACAGAGCGGCACTCTGTGTATTCAGCTCACATGTTCCACGTAAGACGGCTCTGACTGCAGGCTGGCAGCCAGGGTGGCCGCTGCCCTGCTGAGCCTTGGGGCCCGGTCACTTGGTCACCAAGGCTCAGTGTGGCAGGTCCAAGAGCTTGATTTTTTTATTCATACCAAGAGCAGAGCAGCTTTGGGGTTGGCTTTTACTGAATAACCAACCTCATGGGGAGTGCTAAATAAATTTGTTCATCAGTAATAAAAGTAATACCACTGTTCATAGTAATAATGATGCAGCTGCCTTCCTGCTTCCTGAGTTATCCCCACAGCAGCCCTCCAGGAGAGGGTGCAGCATCTTCCTGTCACACCAGGAAAAGGCCTCAGGAAGTAAACATTTGCCCAAAGTGGTGCAGCCTGCAAGTAAGTGGGACTTGGATGTGAACCCAGTCACCTTGGCCGTGGAGCCCGTGTGCTGGGCCTTTTGCTTCCTCCTGTAGGCCTTCCCGCTCTGAGGACCTTGGGGGCTGAGCCAGGAGGCAGACAGTGGGCGAGCAGCAGGGCACAGGGTGTCCTTTCTGTCCCTGACCCAGCGGACACCTTCCCCTTCCTCATCTAGATGCTGCCAGGCTTCTCGCTCCCTCCCACTGTTCTGTGCTCCACGtggagccccacccccaccccccagggcgCGGGTACCGAACACACAAGCGcctgcgtgcacacacacgcCATCTTTCTGTAGACATCTCAGTGCTTGGATTTGGCCATTGCTGCTTCTGTGTTTAATCACGAATCTAGGCTAGCTCTTCCTGCCTTCACAAAAGATAACTTATCTTTTAGAATGACTTCTGTAGACAGCTAATCTCATCAACTGTGTGTGCATTCTACTGATTTAACTACATAATTGTATTGCCAAGTTTTAGAAAGCATCTCATTGTAGCATCTTACAGATGCTGACTACACACACTTTTATTCTGCAATAAACTTTAATTTAGCATCTCGTCCTCATTACATTTCAATCACTGGGAACTGGTAATGCCTTTAACCCTTGGAGTGCCACTCTGATTCTGTGCTGAATGAAGGAGTAAGATGGGAC
Protein-coding regions in this window:
- the C1H3orf70 gene encoding UPF0524 protein C3orf70 homolog, whose amino-acid sequence is MSAAAAPAPERGWKSEKVDEAQALARSCAARRPDFQPCDGLSICATHSHGKCFKLHWCCHLGWCHCKYVYQPMTPVEQLPSTEIPAKPREPANTIQISVSLTEHFLKFASVFQPPLPPDSPRYCMISDLFIDNYQVKCINGKMCYVQKQPAPHSHKMNPEEVSAHDAFISKESNTPKIDHCSSPSSSEDSGINAIGAHYVESCDEDTEEGAELSSEEDYSPESSWEPDECTLLSPSQSDLEVIETIETTV